The Longimicrobiales bacterium genome contains a region encoding:
- a CDS encoding permease prefix domain 1-containing protein gives MSTQENAATLEEQIDQWRSYLRRRQAIHAVDVAELEDHLREQVAVLVDAGLATDEAFLVAVKRLGDLDTLSREFAREHSERLWKQLVAMPADVGQPDVWASRDALVALGVAVAAAVAIKLPALFGLDLNEDANVYARNVSFFVLPLLTGYFAWKRKLDTGTLRWLALAFALALVFANVYPFRPQGNTEALTALHLPIALWIVVGVAYAGGRWGEVAGRMDFIRFSGELFIYFVLIALGGGVLMGFTALTFEAIGIDIEPIFEQWILPCGAVGAVVVASWLVEAKQSVIENMAPVLTRLFTPLFTAALITFLVTMLLTGRPLDIGRELLIVFDLLLVVVLGLLLYSISARDPGAPPGFFDVLQVVLVVSALLADAVALWAIAARINEFGFTPNRVAALGENVILLVNLAWSAVLYVRFLRRRGGFSDLERWQTNYLWVYAIWAAIVVVTFPPLFGYI, from the coding sequence ATGTCGACGCAGGAAAACGCGGCAACGCTGGAAGAGCAGATCGACCAGTGGCGGAGCTATCTCCGCCGGCGGCAGGCGATTCATGCAGTGGACGTCGCGGAGCTGGAGGATCACCTGCGCGAGCAGGTGGCGGTGCTGGTGGACGCGGGGCTCGCTACGGACGAGGCATTCCTGGTCGCGGTGAAGCGACTGGGCGACCTGGACACGCTTTCGCGGGAGTTTGCGCGCGAACATTCGGAGCGGCTGTGGAAGCAGCTGGTCGCAATGCCCGCGGATGTGGGGCAGCCCGACGTGTGGGCGTCGCGTGACGCGCTCGTGGCGCTTGGTGTAGCGGTGGCGGCGGCGGTCGCGATCAAGCTGCCGGCGCTGTTCGGGCTGGACCTGAACGAGGATGCCAACGTCTACGCGCGCAATGTCAGCTTCTTCGTGCTGCCGCTGCTGACCGGCTACTTCGCGTGGAAGCGCAAGCTCGACACCGGCACCCTCCGCTGGCTCGCGCTCGCCTTCGCCCTGGCCCTGGTCTTTGCGAACGTCTACCCGTTCCGGCCGCAGGGGAACACGGAAGCGCTGACGGCGCTGCACCTGCCGATCGCGCTCTGGATCGTGGTCGGTGTCGCATACGCGGGCGGCCGGTGGGGCGAGGTGGCGGGCCGGATGGACTTCATCCGTTTCTCGGGTGAGCTGTTCATCTACTTCGTGCTGATCGCGCTCGGCGGTGGCGTGCTCATGGGCTTCACCGCGCTCACGTTCGAGGCGATCGGCATCGACATCGAGCCCATCTTCGAGCAGTGGATCCTGCCCTGCGGCGCGGTCGGTGCGGTGGTCGTGGCGTCGTGGCTGGTGGAAGCGAAGCAGAGCGTGATCGAGAACATGGCGCCCGTGCTCACGCGCCTGTTCACGCCGCTGTTCACGGCGGCCCTGATCACGTTCCTGGTGACGATGCTGCTCACCGGTCGACCGCTCGACATCGGGCGCGAGCTGCTGATCGTTTTCGACCTGCTGCTGGTGGTGGTGCTCGGTCTGCTGCTGTACTCCATCTCGGCGCGGGACCCGGGCGCACCGCCGGGATTCTTCGATGTGCTGCAGGTCGTGCTGGTGGTGAGTGCGCTGCTGGCCGATGCGGTCGCGCTGTGGGCGATCGCGGCGCGGATCAACGAGTTCGGCTTCACGCCCAACCGTGTCGCGGCGCTGGGTGAGAACGTGATCCTGCTGGTCAACCTGGCGTGGTCCGCGGTGCTGTACGTGCGGTTCCTGCGGCGGCGTGGCGGCTTCAGCGACCTGGAGCGCTGGCAGACGAACTACCTGTGGGTGTACGCGATCTGGGCGGCCATCGTCGTGGTGACGTTTCCGCCGCTGTTCGGGTACATCTGA
- a CDS encoding helix-turn-helix transcriptional regulator — MEINKDLIAASSTPIVLAILAEGDSYGYAILQRVRELSGGAMEWTDGMLYPVLHRLERQGHVEARWETAETGRRRKYYQITQRGRSQLAEERRQWQAVDATLRGIWGGLSLSVPTPRPVARALLWIAADLLPSLRAMFDAARRSAWPRHVPGRGPGAMLPLRARLRLVPALSRPAAGPAFLIPLLQAA; from the coding sequence ATGGAGATCAACAAGGACCTCATTGCCGCGTCCTCGACGCCGATCGTGCTGGCGATCCTGGCCGAAGGGGACAGCTACGGCTACGCGATCCTGCAGCGGGTGCGGGAACTGTCGGGTGGGGCGATGGAGTGGACGGACGGGATGTTGTATCCCGTGCTGCACCGGCTGGAGCGGCAGGGGCACGTGGAGGCGCGCTGGGAGACGGCGGAGACGGGGCGACGTCGAAAGTACTACCAGATCACGCAGCGAGGTCGATCGCAGCTTGCCGAGGAGCGCCGGCAGTGGCAGGCGGTTGACGCGACGTTGCGCGGCATCTGGGGCGGCCTGTCGCTCTCGGTTCCGACGCCCCGGCCGGTGGCGCGCGCCCTGCTTTGGATCGCCGCTGACCTCCTGCCGTCGTTGCGCGCCATGTTCGATGCAGCGCGTCGTTCTGCGTGGCCGCGACACGTTCCCGGCCGTGGACCGGGTGCGATGCTGCCCCTTCGGGCGCGGCTGCGCCTGGTTCCGGCCCTTTCCCGCCCGGCCGCAGGGCCGGCATTCCTGATTCCCTTGCTGCAGGCAGCCTGA
- a CDS encoding type IV toxin-antitoxin system AbiEi family antitoxin domain-containing protein gives MATHPRNSPDAPDSPNPPYSARSASSQAPPDPPKQFRRTTSVETASGGRAVTPPAAIPRDTTVPRETAIPRDTTVPRDTAVPRNTAVPPETAVPPDTPVPPETTVPRDTAVPRETAVPPDTAVPRDTPVPPNTADNRIAALAARQHGVVSREQLLRTGVTEPAIDYRVNRGQLQPMVRGVYRVGPIEGRYAREMAAVLASGAGALLSHLSACAVWRVTRPRSRDARVDVTALVFRRPGPLIRVHRTSALHPDDIASRHGIPITSVARTLVDVAGCMDRQELERAVSTAERAGLTTRAAILQTLDRHPRRCGAPVLRALLDGGPALTRSEAEERFVALLRQGGLPLPEVNAVLHGYEVDCVWRAEKVVVEIDGYAFHGSRAAFERDRRRDAALMSAGFRVVRLSWRQITRTSPAVLVAVAQILAGAGSTR, from the coding sequence ATGGCAACTCATCCGCGGAATTCACCGGATGCACCGGACTCACCCAACCCACCGTATTCAGCGAGATCAGCCAGTTCGCAGGCTCCACCGGATCCGCCGAAACAGTTCCGGCGCACCACGTCGGTCGAGACCGCATCAGGCGGACGCGCCGTTACCCCGCCCGCAGCCATCCCGCGCGACACCACCGTCCCGCGCGAAACCGCCATCCCGCGCGACACCACCGTCCCGCGCGACACCGCCGTCCCGCGCAACACCGCCGTCCCACCCGAGACTGCCGTCCCGCCCGACACCCCCGTCCCACCCGAGACTACCGTCCCGCGCGACACCGCCGTCCCGCGCGAGACTGCCGTCCCACCCGACACCGCCGTCCCGCGCGACACCCCCGTCCCACCCAACACCGCCGACAACCGCATCGCCGCCCTCGCCGCGCGACAGCACGGCGTCGTGTCACGCGAGCAACTGCTGCGAACCGGCGTGACCGAGCCCGCCATCGATTACCGCGTCAACCGCGGCCAGCTTCAGCCGATGGTCCGCGGCGTTTACCGCGTCGGTCCGATCGAGGGGCGGTACGCGCGGGAGATGGCGGCGGTCCTCGCGAGCGGCGCGGGTGCACTGCTCAGCCACCTCAGCGCCTGCGCGGTGTGGCGGGTCACTCGTCCACGCAGCAGGGACGCGCGCGTCGACGTGACCGCCCTGGTTTTCCGGAGGCCCGGTCCGTTGATTCGCGTGCATCGCACGAGCGCGCTGCACCCGGACGACATCGCAAGCCGTCACGGCATCCCGATCACGAGTGTCGCGCGGACGCTGGTGGATGTCGCCGGATGCATGGACCGGCAGGAGCTGGAGCGCGCCGTGTCGACGGCGGAGCGCGCCGGCCTGACGACGCGCGCCGCCATTCTGCAGACGCTCGATCGACATCCGCGCCGCTGCGGGGCACCGGTGCTGCGCGCTCTCCTGGACGGTGGCCCGGCGCTCACCCGTTCCGAGGCCGAGGAGCGATTCGTCGCGCTGCTGCGGCAGGGGGGCCTGCCGCTTCCGGAGGTCAACGCGGTGCTGCACGGCTACGAGGTCGACTGCGTGTGGCGCGCGGAGAAAGTGGTGGTGGAGATCGACGGGTACGCGTTCCACGGCTCGCGCGCGGCCTTCGAGCGCGACCGCCGGCGCGACGCCGCCCTGATGTCCGCGGGCTTTCGAGTGGTGCGCCTCTCGTGGCGGCAGATCACGCGCACGTCGCCAGCGGTGCTGGTCGCGGTTGCGCAGATTCTCGCCGGGGCCGGGAGCACGCGATGA